A window of the Cystobacter fuscus genome harbors these coding sequences:
- a CDS encoding uracil-DNA glycosylase translates to MSEAPHPSQALSEVLEDLRRHLLWQQEEGGRFLQVDARVAAEARAAGLPRPAALARPPVVSKPAPAPQAPPPAAPPPPPRAAVPSPPPRAAAPQAERPPAPRTQTPAAPALFEVPAQARPYAGSLPGVVEGERPRLDDIRRELGDCRRCKLCTGRKNIVFGSGNPHAELVFVGEGPGETEDQQGVPFVGAAGQLLTKMIEAMGYRRDDIYICNVVKCRPPGNRNPEPDEVAACEPFLRAQLKAIQPKAIVALGKFAAQTLLRDSTPITRLRGTWRQYEGIQLMPTFHPAYLLRQPAEKRKAWEDLQQVMKFFGKTSGQRG, encoded by the coding sequence GTGAGCGAAGCCCCCCATCCCTCGCAGGCGTTGAGCGAAGTCCTCGAGGATCTGCGCCGTCACCTCCTCTGGCAGCAAGAGGAGGGTGGCCGGTTCCTCCAGGTGGACGCACGTGTGGCCGCGGAAGCCCGTGCCGCGGGTCTCCCCCGGCCAGCGGCCCTGGCGCGCCCCCCGGTGGTCAGCAAGCCCGCCCCCGCGCCCCAGGCGCCTCCCCCGGCGGCCCCTCCACCGCCTCCTCGCGCGGCCGTCCCTTCACCGCCACCCCGGGCGGCGGCACCCCAGGCCGAGCGCCCCCCGGCTCCGCGGACCCAGACTCCCGCGGCGCCCGCGCTGTTCGAGGTGCCCGCGCAGGCGCGGCCCTACGCGGGCTCGCTGCCGGGCGTGGTGGAGGGTGAGCGGCCCCGCCTGGATGACATCCGGCGCGAACTGGGGGACTGCCGCCGGTGCAAGCTGTGCACGGGCCGCAAGAACATCGTCTTCGGTTCGGGCAATCCCCACGCCGAACTGGTGTTCGTGGGCGAGGGTCCCGGCGAGACCGAGGATCAGCAGGGCGTGCCGTTCGTGGGCGCCGCGGGCCAGTTGCTCACGAAGATGATCGAGGCGATGGGCTACCGCCGCGACGACATCTACATCTGCAACGTGGTGAAGTGCCGGCCGCCGGGCAACCGCAACCCCGAGCCGGACGAGGTGGCGGCGTGCGAGCCGTTCCTCCGCGCGCAGCTCAAGGCCATCCAGCCCAAGGCCATCGTGGCGCTGGGCAAGTTCGCGGCGCAGACGCTGCTGCGCGACAGCACGCCCATCACCCGGCTGCGCGGCACCTGGCGTCAATACGAGGGCATCCAGCTCATGCCCACCTTCCACCCGGCCTACCTGCTGCGCCAACCGGCGGAGAAGCGCAAGGCCTGGGAGGATCTCCAACAGGTCATGAAGTTCTTCGGCAAGACATCCGGGCAGCGCGGCTGA
- a CDS encoding response regulator — translation MMLPIEVLLVEDNPADADLTREALAESKLLVNLEVVDDGEKAESYLLRLPPYEKAVHPHLVLLDLNLPRRNGREVLRTIRSTPTLKHIPVVVLSSSNTEMDVLKTYGLGANCYVVKPVRFTDFFEIVRIVGEFWFTVVRLPPPELCTGEPSTPSPLPKLPATPMETPLQVLLVEDNPGDADLVREYLEPHPAWTLSVRGTLREALEFAAAQRVDVVLLDLGLPDCQGLNSLEQMVEQLPTTPIVVLTGHEGSTLGRVMVRAGAQDYLEKDRLDGNLLTRSIAYSVERAWASRERDALLARANVARERAEDAVLLRDEFLSVASHELKTPLTTLLLQQQMVERALAQGGRAPDRDSLQQRTLAMHKQCERLSRLVDSLLDVSRLSTGRMMLERSRVELTQLARECIERLSPQVEASGGTVSLEAPTPVEGNWDRFRLEQVVVNLLTNALKYGEGKPVELIVRREGESAVLVVRDHGMGIREEDQRRIFDRFERAAPARHFGGVGLGLYITRQIVNAHAGTIEVTSKPGEGSTFKVRLPLRTQA, via the coding sequence ATGATGCTCCCCATCGAGGTGCTGCTCGTCGAGGACAACCCGGCCGACGCGGACCTCACCCGGGAGGCGCTGGCCGAGAGCAAGCTGCTGGTCAACCTGGAGGTGGTGGATGACGGGGAGAAGGCGGAGTCCTATCTGCTGCGGCTGCCTCCCTATGAGAAGGCCGTCCACCCGCACCTCGTGCTGCTGGACCTGAACCTGCCCCGTCGCAACGGGCGGGAGGTGCTGCGCACCATCCGCAGCACGCCCACGCTCAAGCACATCCCCGTGGTGGTGCTCAGCTCCTCCAACACGGAGATGGACGTGCTGAAGACCTACGGGCTGGGCGCCAACTGCTACGTGGTGAAGCCCGTGCGCTTCACGGACTTCTTCGAGATCGTCCGCATCGTGGGAGAGTTCTGGTTCACGGTGGTGCGCCTGCCCCCGCCCGAGCTTTGCACGGGAGAGCCGAGCACACCGTCTCCGCTGCCGAAGCTGCCCGCCACGCCCATGGAGACCCCGCTCCAGGTGCTGCTGGTGGAGGACAACCCGGGGGACGCCGACCTGGTGCGCGAGTACCTGGAGCCGCACCCGGCCTGGACACTGAGCGTCCGCGGCACGCTGCGCGAGGCGCTGGAGTTCGCCGCGGCCCAGCGCGTGGACGTGGTGCTGCTGGACCTGGGCCTGCCGGACTGCCAGGGGCTGAACTCGCTGGAGCAGATGGTGGAGCAGCTGCCCACCACCCCCATCGTCGTGCTGACCGGCCACGAGGGCTCCACACTGGGGCGGGTGATGGTGCGCGCCGGAGCCCAGGACTACCTGGAGAAGGACAGGCTGGACGGCAACCTGTTGACGCGCTCCATTGCCTACTCGGTGGAGCGGGCCTGGGCCAGCCGGGAACGGGATGCACTGCTGGCCCGTGCCAACGTGGCCCGGGAGCGCGCCGAGGACGCGGTGCTGCTCCGGGATGAGTTCCTCTCCGTGGCCTCCCATGAGCTGAAGACGCCGCTCACCACCTTGTTGCTGCAACAGCAGATGGTGGAGCGCGCGCTGGCGCAGGGCGGGAGGGCACCCGACCGGGACAGCCTGCAGCAGCGCACGTTGGCCATGCACAAGCAGTGCGAGCGGCTCTCCCGGCTGGTGGACTCCCTGCTGGACGTGTCCCGGCTCAGCACGGGGCGGATGATGCTGGAGCGGAGCCGGGTCGAGCTGACTCAGCTGGCCCGCGAGTGCATCGAGCGGCTGTCCCCCCAGGTGGAGGCCTCGGGTGGCACGGTGTCGCTGGAGGCGCCCACTCCCGTGGAGGGCAACTGGGACCGGTTCCGCCTGGAGCAGGTGGTGGTGAACCTGCTGACCAACGCCCTCAAATATGGAGAGGGCAAGCCCGTGGAACTCATCGTCCGCCGGGAGGGCGAGAGCGCCGTGCTGGTGGTGCGGGACCACGGCATGGGCATCCGGGAGGAGGACCAGCGGCGCATCTTCGACCGCTTCGAGCGGGCGGCGCCGGCGCGGCACTTCGGCGGGGTGGGGCTGGGCCTCTACATCACCCGGCAGATCGTCAACGCCCACGCGGGGACCATCGAGGTGACGAGCAAGCCGGGCGAGGGCTCCACCTTCAAGGTCCGCCTGCCGCTGCGGACCCAGGCCTGA
- a CDS encoding alpha/beta hydrolase has protein sequence MNGVLETQEMHSPALEGNPLGDPARRALTVYLPPGYAAGTRRYPAVYFLNAYSGSGRTWTNFSPFSRSVPERLDALIAAGTLPPVIGVFPDGWTSLGGSQWVNSDAIGRYRDFLAKDVLGFVDRTYRTLPKALSRAVVGHSSGGYGALVMGRYHPDLFSHLSAQSPDAYFEYCYLPDLPKTASALLKAGGVEAWYSDFVQRSRETKARGDDFTIISALAMAAAYSPKKGEPLNLELPFDTQTGRLRPEVWNRWLVHDPVRFVPKFIDAFRKMKTVFIDCGTRDEFNLRWGVRMVAEDFKNGGVEVTHEEFEDGHTGVNYRFERSLAVIGQRLVLD, from the coding sequence ATGAATGGAGTACTCGAGACCCAGGAGATGCACTCACCGGCGCTGGAGGGCAACCCGCTGGGAGATCCGGCGCGGCGGGCACTGACGGTGTACCTGCCACCCGGGTATGCCGCGGGCACGCGCCGCTACCCGGCGGTGTACTTCCTCAACGCCTACAGTGGCAGTGGCAGGACGTGGACGAACTTCTCGCCGTTCTCGCGGAGCGTGCCCGAGCGGCTGGACGCGCTCATCGCGGCGGGTACCCTTCCGCCCGTCATCGGCGTGTTCCCGGACGGGTGGACGTCGCTGGGCGGCAGCCAGTGGGTGAACAGCGACGCCATCGGCCGCTACCGTGACTTCCTGGCCAAGGACGTGCTGGGCTTCGTGGACCGCACGTACCGCACGCTGCCCAAGGCGCTCTCCCGCGCGGTGGTGGGCCACAGCTCGGGCGGCTATGGCGCGCTGGTGATGGGCCGCTACCACCCGGATCTCTTCTCGCACCTGAGCGCCCAGTCGCCCGACGCCTATTTCGAGTACTGCTACCTGCCGGATCTGCCCAAGACGGCCTCGGCGCTGCTCAAGGCGGGTGGGGTGGAGGCCTGGTACTCGGACTTCGTCCAGCGCTCCCGGGAGACCAAGGCGCGCGGCGATGACTTCACCATCATCAGCGCGCTGGCCATGGCCGCCGCCTACTCGCCCAAGAAGGGCGAGCCGCTCAACCTGGAGCTGCCCTTCGACACGCAGACGGGCCGGTTGCGGCCGGAGGTGTGGAACCGCTGGCTCGTGCACGATCCGGTGCGCTTCGTGCCCAAGTTCATCGATGCGTTCCGCAAGATGAAGACCGTCTTCATCGACTGCGGCACGCGCGACGAGTTCAACCTGCGCTGGGGCGTGCGGATGGTCGCCGAGGACTTCAAGAACGGTGGTGTCGAGGTGACCCACGAGGAGTTCGAGGACGGCCACACGGGCGTCAACTACCGCTTCGAGCGCTCGCTGGCGGTGATCGGCCAGCGGCTGGTGCTCGACTAG
- a CDS encoding dienelactone hydrolase family protein, with protein MDDYSNSAGGVAAGAVVEHDVEIKTPAGTADAAFFHPSGNGPWPGVLLWPDAFGLRPAMRDMGRRLAAEGHAVLVPNPFYRTRKAPVFSRPMDFAVPADREEIMKVVGTLNQDTAFTDGGAFLAWLDQQPQVNERAKIGVQGYCMGGPLTIRTASLSERVGAGASFHGGGLVTQAPDSPHLLAPKIKAELLIAVAANDDARDPQAKVRLKEAFDTAKVKNKIEVYNGAEHGWCVKDMASGIYNEAAAEKAWAEVLALYKRALV; from the coding sequence ATGGACGACTATTCGAACTCCGCGGGTGGCGTGGCCGCCGGGGCCGTGGTCGAGCACGACGTCGAGATCAAGACCCCTGCCGGCACGGCCGACGCCGCCTTCTTCCACCCGTCGGGCAACGGCCCGTGGCCGGGCGTGCTGCTGTGGCCGGATGCCTTCGGCCTGCGCCCCGCCATGCGCGACATGGGCCGGCGGCTGGCGGCCGAGGGTCATGCCGTTCTCGTGCCCAACCCCTTCTACCGCACCCGCAAGGCGCCGGTGTTCTCGCGGCCGATGGACTTCGCCGTCCCCGCCGACCGCGAGGAGATCATGAAGGTCGTGGGCACGCTGAACCAGGACACCGCCTTCACCGACGGCGGCGCCTTCCTGGCATGGCTGGACCAGCAGCCGCAGGTGAATGAGCGCGCCAAGATCGGGGTGCAGGGCTACTGCATGGGAGGGCCGCTGACCATCCGCACCGCCTCGCTGTCGGAGCGGGTGGGCGCGGGCGCCTCGTTCCACGGCGGCGGCCTGGTCACCCAGGCGCCTGACAGCCCCCACCTGTTGGCCCCGAAGATCAAGGCCGAGCTGCTGATCGCCGTCGCCGCCAACGACGACGCGCGCGACCCGCAGGCCAAGGTCAGGCTCAAGGAGGCGTTCGACACCGCCAAGGTGAAAAACAAGATCGAGGTCTACAACGGCGCCGAGCACGGCTGGTGCGTGAAGGACATGGCCAGCGGCATCTACAACGAGGCCGCGGCCGAGAAGGCCTGGGCCGAGGTGTTGGCGCTCTACAAGCGCGCCCTGGTCTGA
- a CDS encoding SDR family NAD(P)-dependent oxidoreductase has product MDTELQGKGVLVTGGAGGIGGAVVRAFAEEQAKVAVHYHQSADKAEALARELGGVALRADLTSEADVDALVPAAVKALGRLDVLVANAGVWPPADEPVWKMSLSRWRRTLAENLDSVFLSCRAFLRHVETTGSGNIILIASTAGLFGEAGHSDYAAAKGALASGFLKSLKNELTRIAPLGRVNTVCPGWTGVERHQDKLTDPVFINRVTRTMPLRKLGRPEDVARMVVTLASDRISGHVTGEVITVAGGMEGRVLHES; this is encoded by the coding sequence ATGGACACGGAGCTTCAGGGCAAGGGCGTCCTCGTCACCGGGGGCGCGGGTGGAATCGGCGGCGCGGTGGTGCGCGCCTTCGCGGAGGAGCAGGCGAAGGTGGCGGTGCACTACCACCAGAGCGCGGACAAGGCGGAGGCCCTGGCGCGGGAGCTCGGAGGCGTGGCGCTCCGGGCGGATCTCACCTCGGAAGCCGACGTGGACGCGCTGGTGCCCGCGGCGGTGAAGGCCCTGGGCCGGCTGGACGTGCTGGTGGCCAACGCGGGCGTGTGGCCCCCCGCGGACGAGCCCGTGTGGAAGATGTCGCTCTCGCGCTGGCGCCGCACCCTGGCGGAGAACCTGGACAGTGTCTTCCTGAGCTGCCGCGCCTTCCTGCGCCACGTGGAGACGACGGGCTCGGGCAACATCATCCTCATCGCCTCCACGGCGGGCCTCTTCGGCGAGGCGGGCCACTCGGACTACGCGGCCGCCAAGGGCGCGCTGGCCAGTGGCTTCCTCAAGAGCCTGAAGAACGAGCTCACGCGCATCGCTCCGCTCGGCCGGGTGAACACCGTGTGCCCCGGGTGGACGGGGGTGGAGCGCCACCAGGACAAGCTCACCGACCCGGTGTTCATCAACCGCGTGACGCGCACCATGCCCCTGCGCAAGCTGGGCCGTCCGGAGGACGTGGCCCGGATGGTGGTGACGCTCGCGTCCGATCGCATCTCCGGCCATGTCACCGGAGAGGTCATCACCGTGGCCGGCGGCATGGAAGGCCGCGTCCTGCACGAGTCCTGA
- a CDS encoding ATP-grasp domain-containing protein yields the protein MLTALSRRLDCALVEFSGGAFVRLGSRSPKDTPLAILTGCRAERGQDVIRLLTDGSRRIFHDLWIALRNNHQPWIFLREWHDIAWTREWRCFLRDGRLVGISQYHLKWTIDANDRERLQQSLPSIQRIMMTLDREMGREPMVFDVGLDIESTRSVTLIELNPWGPPTEAGLFSWAANDFDGSVRTR from the coding sequence GTGCTGACCGCACTGTCTCGACGATTGGACTGCGCACTGGTCGAGTTTTCCGGCGGCGCCTTCGTCCGCCTCGGGTCCCGAAGCCCCAAAGACACGCCGCTCGCCATTCTCACCGGATGCCGAGCGGAACGCGGCCAGGACGTCATCCGCTTATTGACCGATGGCTCACGGCGCATCTTCCATGACCTGTGGATTGCTTTACGCAACAACCATCAGCCCTGGATTTTCCTGCGTGAATGGCATGACATCGCCTGGACTCGCGAGTGGCGATGCTTTCTTCGGGACGGCAGGCTGGTAGGTATCAGCCAGTACCATCTCAAATGGACCATCGATGCGAACGATCGCGAACGCCTTCAACAAAGCCTGCCATCCATTCAGCGGATCATGATGACTCTAGATCGTGAAATGGGCAGAGAACCCATGGTGTTCGACGTGGGCCTGGACATCGAAAGCACTCGGTCCGTCACACTGATCGAATTGAACCCCTGGGGTCCCCCGACTGAGGCGGGTCTTTTCAGCTGGGCCGCCAACGATTTCGATGGTTCGGTGCGCACACGTTGA
- a CDS encoding Ig-like domain-containing protein: MNIEETKRLLSACFLLVLSACEEERSEEQQVRITVTCAATTLDIMKSTQCSANATDPDGRPVEVGSLFWSSSDGELAGVDSTGRVETRAKGTVTIRATAFSTSDDVLPGEATLNIQGLIHSGLITAPETWRAADNPHVVRSSLRVAGANAPQLTLEAGVVVRFLPGVELRVGGLEEDGTETPGVLSVEGTEASPVLLTSNDPDTTSESDSWVGILVYQNSSIRLHHAVIEGVTARTQDGALSVAGSLLSDNVTVRRCLGGVHLFGHGTFAPGSTKLRVNGCRYPLLSVTNAVSSIPTDSEFTGNESNAVFVFGSVNHSQTWPNLGVPYVMRNDLLVGGSQARPVLTLVPGTEIRMAPDTGIWVDEQGSLVAQGTATQPIHFVANASTPSPGFWKGLTFGDARGSKLEHVSVSHAGPAALTIHQELGAFVTRSEFTHSSGCGLLRAPEVTTDFTRAEYGNTFSDNALDAQCPLQDDPSTRSPAQTRARL, encoded by the coding sequence ATGAACATCGAAGAAACGAAACGACTCCTGTCTGCCTGCTTCCTGCTCGTTCTGTCCGCTTGTGAGGAGGAAAGAAGCGAGGAGCAGCAGGTCCGAATCACGGTGACCTGCGCGGCGACCACTTTGGACATCATGAAAAGCACCCAATGTTCGGCGAACGCGACGGATCCGGACGGACGCCCCGTGGAGGTCGGCTCCCTGTTCTGGAGCAGCAGCGATGGGGAACTGGCGGGAGTGGATTCGACGGGACGGGTGGAGACTCGCGCCAAGGGCACGGTCACCATCCGCGCGACGGCCTTCTCGACCAGCGATGACGTCCTCCCCGGTGAGGCCACGCTGAACATCCAGGGCCTCATCCATTCGGGACTCATCACCGCCCCGGAAACGTGGCGGGCAGCGGACAACCCCCACGTGGTGCGCTCCTCCCTGAGGGTGGCTGGCGCCAACGCTCCCCAACTGACCCTGGAAGCCGGCGTCGTGGTCCGCTTCCTGCCCGGCGTGGAACTGAGGGTGGGTGGACTGGAGGAGGATGGCACGGAAACCCCCGGGGTCCTCTCCGTGGAAGGAACCGAGGCGAGCCCCGTCCTGCTCACCTCCAATGACCCAGACACCACCTCTGAATCCGACTCCTGGGTGGGGATCCTGGTGTATCAAAACTCCTCCATCCGCCTCCATCACGCCGTCATCGAAGGCGTGACTGCGCGTACGCAGGATGGCGCCTTGTCCGTGGCGGGCTCCCTCCTCTCCGACAATGTCACCGTGCGCCGGTGTCTCGGAGGTGTTCATCTGTTCGGTCATGGCACGTTCGCCCCCGGCTCCACGAAGCTCCGGGTGAATGGGTGCAGATATCCGCTCTTGAGCGTGACCAATGCGGTGAGCTCCATTCCCACGGACAGTGAATTCACGGGCAACGAGTCCAACGCGGTCTTCGTCTTTGGCTCCGTCAATCACAGTCAGACGTGGCCGAACCTGGGCGTGCCGTATGTCATGCGAAATGACCTCCTCGTGGGAGGATCCCAAGCCAGGCCGGTGCTCACCCTGGTCCCGGGGACCGAGATCCGGATGGCCCCGGACACGGGAATCTGGGTTGACGAACAAGGGAGTCTCGTGGCCCAGGGCACCGCCACGCAGCCCATCCACTTCGTGGCGAACGCATCCACGCCCTCACCGGGCTTCTGGAAGGGTCTGACCTTCGGCGATGCCCGAGGCAGCAAGCTCGAGCATGTCTCCGTCTCCCATGCCGGCCCGGCGGCATTGACCATCCACCAGGAGCTGGGCGCCTTCGTGACCCGGAGCGAGTTCACCCACTCCTCCGGCTGCGGCCTCCTCCGCGCGCCCGAGGTGACCACGGACTTCACCCGCGCCGAGTACGGCAACACCTTCTCCGACAACGCCCTGGACGCGCAGTGCCCACTGCAGGACGACCCGAGCACTCGCTCCCCTGCTCAGACCAGGGCGCGCTTGTAG
- a CDS encoding LysR family transcriptional regulator, which yields MNWDDTRIFLALSREASLRGAARALGVDQATVGRRIAAMERDLGARLFLRASDGYLLTPAGESALAAARRMESAALELQAKVDGQDEALSGTVRVTCTDSIAIDFLIPALAALHEAQPGIRVDLEVSTQMLNLTRRQADIAIRNMKPENPDLFVRRITRWPVALFASEGYLAARGEPAPNTEFAGHDLVAYKGYLEGGKGLTLLDEPARQGRIAAALNSSLLVRRAVAAGLGIGEMPVYMGEKEGLVRIWPGRTRKADYEVWLVTHPDLRGTARVRTVAESLMAAIQGSVD from the coding sequence ATGAACTGGGACGACACCCGCATCTTTCTCGCCCTGAGCCGCGAGGCCAGCCTGCGCGGCGCCGCGCGCGCCCTGGGCGTGGACCAGGCGACCGTCGGGCGCCGCATCGCCGCGATGGAACGGGACCTCGGCGCCAGGCTGTTCCTGCGCGCGTCCGACGGCTATCTGCTCACGCCGGCCGGCGAGTCCGCGCTCGCCGCCGCCCGCCGGATGGAAAGCGCCGCGCTGGAGTTGCAGGCCAAGGTCGACGGCCAGGACGAGGCGCTCAGCGGCACGGTGCGGGTCACCTGCACCGACTCGATCGCGATCGACTTCCTCATCCCGGCGCTCGCGGCGCTGCACGAGGCTCAGCCCGGCATCCGCGTCGACCTCGAAGTCTCGACCCAGATGCTCAACCTGACGCGGCGACAGGCGGACATCGCCATCCGCAACATGAAGCCGGAGAACCCGGATCTGTTCGTCCGCCGGATCACACGATGGCCGGTGGCGCTCTTCGCCAGCGAGGGTTATCTGGCGGCGCGCGGCGAGCCGGCGCCGAACACCGAGTTCGCCGGGCATGACCTGGTCGCCTACAAGGGCTACCTGGAGGGCGGCAAGGGGCTCACGCTGCTCGATGAACCAGCGCGTCAGGGCCGCATCGCGGCGGCGCTCAATTCCAGTCTGCTGGTGAGGCGCGCCGTCGCCGCCGGGCTCGGCATCGGCGAGATGCCGGTCTACATGGGCGAGAAGGAAGGCCTGGTGCGGATCTGGCCCGGCCGCACCCGCAAGGCGGACTACGAGGTCTGGTTGGTCACTCATCCGGATCTGCGCGGGACCGCGCGTGTCCGCACGGTGGCGGAGTCGTTGATGGCGGCCATCCAAGGATCGGTGGACTGA
- a CDS encoding SMI1/KNR4 family protein: MSVIISESKAPLSANDLANVERELGVVLPDDYKSFMLQHNGGTTEPDGFAIRWREGQKGADDWKTSTLSRLYYVWNERLSNLVRNNKTTFKDRIPSDTITVGADAGGNQILLVVSGLNKGKVLFWVKDYEASDGDTSGYDNVGVLADSFEEFINHKLF, translated from the coding sequence ATGAGCGTCATCATCAGCGAAAGTAAGGCCCCCCTGTCGGCCAACGATCTTGCCAACGTCGAGCGCGAACTCGGCGTCGTCCTTCCGGACGATTACAAATCATTCATGCTCCAGCACAACGGCGGAACCACCGAGCCAGACGGCTTCGCCATCAGGTGGCGCGAAGGTCAGAAAGGGGCCGATGACTGGAAGACTTCGACGCTTTCACGTTTATACTACGTCTGGAACGAGCGACTGTCCAATCTGGTTCGCAACAACAAGACGACCTTCAAGGACAGAATCCCCTCGGATACCATCACGGTGGGCGCGGACGCCGGCGGCAATCAAATACTGTTGGTGGTCTCAGGACTCAACAAGGGCAAAGTACTGTTCTGGGTCAAGGATTACGAAGCCAGTGATGGCGATACGTCTGGGTACGACAACGTAGGCGTGTTGGCCGACAGCTTCGAAGAATTCATCAACCACAAACTCTTCTGA
- a CDS encoding HNH endonuclease — MGASLQNPDIKNQLDKLQNDTVKASSDLKWELAQSAVDAAGLVDPTPISDAIGAVMSAARGDWFGAGMSLVSMLPYAGDAIGKTAKGAKVLARIATLRKRIADNVVRGRQIVANALKQDAAAIRAKRALKKSEKIEEGIVKGCPVGGNRFGTQSPKEGWISGERGDGKWDPSKSGLNKDSIDDIESVTGGKPIQWKDGNPEFSEYTYKAKGPEGELIDAKVEIQLSPTGDRNADFINARQAMAEKLGQDKFKEPDGWTWHHKEDGTTMELIPSDLHNNVPHSGGVSIAKDPSY, encoded by the coding sequence ATGGGTGCAAGCCTTCAGAATCCAGACATCAAGAACCAACTGGACAAGCTCCAAAACGATACAGTTAAAGCAAGTTCGGATTTGAAGTGGGAGTTGGCTCAATCTGCCGTGGACGCTGCCGGACTCGTCGATCCGACGCCGATCAGCGATGCCATTGGTGCAGTCATGAGCGCCGCGCGGGGCGATTGGTTCGGCGCCGGCATGTCTCTGGTGTCCATGCTTCCGTACGCGGGCGATGCAATCGGCAAAACCGCCAAGGGTGCAAAGGTGCTGGCGCGCATTGCCACCTTGCGCAAGCGAATCGCCGACAATGTCGTGCGAGGTCGGCAAATCGTTGCCAATGCATTAAAACAGGATGCGGCGGCGATCCGTGCCAAACGGGCTTTGAAAAAAAGCGAAAAGATTGAGGAGGGCATTGTCAAGGGCTGTCCGGTTGGGGGTAACCGTTTTGGCACGCAAAGCCCCAAGGAAGGCTGGATTAGCGGCGAGCGAGGCGATGGCAAATGGGATCCGTCGAAGTCTGGCCTGAACAAGGACAGTATCGATGATATTGAATCAGTCACCGGGGGCAAGCCAATCCAGTGGAAGGATGGCAACCCGGAGTTTTCCGAGTATACCTACAAGGCCAAAGGTCCAGAGGGTGAACTGATCGACGCGAAGGTGGAGATCCAACTCAGTCCCACGGGCGACCGCAACGCCGACTTCATCAACGCCAGGCAGGCCATGGCCGAAAAGCTTGGCCAGGACAAGTTCAAAGAGCCGGATGGATGGACTTGGCATCACAAGGAAGACGGTACCACCATGGAGTTGATTCCGTCGGATCTTCACAACAATGTGCCCCACTCTGGTGGGGTGTCAATAGCCAAGGACCCCTCTTACTAA
- a CDS encoding aldo/keto reductase, which produces MEFRQLGASGFKVPVLSLGTGTFGGSNEFFKGFGSSDVKEATQLVDISLDCGLNMFDSADVYSGGMAEEILGQAIKGRRERVILSTKATLRAGPGPNEVGSSRYHLIRAVEGSLRRLGTDYIDLFQLHGFDPITPVEETLNTLDDLVRAGKLRYIGCSNFPGWHLMKSLAVSERHNLARYVAHQAYYSLVGRDYEWELMPLGLDQKVSAVAWSPLGWGRLTGRIRRGQPLPEGTRLQNSQTAAGGPQIPEEHLYRVVDALDEVAAETGKTVPQVAINWVLQRPTVANVIIGARNEEQLRQNLGALGWNLTPKQVAKLDAASATPPAYPFWHHQRFSESNTFLNS; this is translated from the coding sequence ATGGAATTCAGACAACTCGGCGCATCGGGCTTCAAGGTTCCCGTCCTCAGTCTCGGCACGGGGACGTTCGGAGGCAGCAACGAGTTCTTCAAAGGCTTTGGCAGCAGCGACGTGAAGGAGGCCACCCAGCTCGTCGACATCTCACTCGACTGCGGGCTGAACATGTTCGACTCGGCCGACGTGTACTCGGGCGGAATGGCCGAGGAGATCCTTGGCCAGGCGATCAAGGGCCGCCGTGAGCGGGTGATCCTCTCCACCAAGGCCACCCTCCGCGCGGGCCCCGGTCCCAACGAAGTGGGCTCGTCGCGCTACCACCTGATCCGTGCGGTCGAGGGGAGCCTGCGCCGCCTGGGCACCGACTACATCGACCTCTTCCAGCTCCACGGCTTCGACCCCATCACCCCCGTCGAGGAGACACTCAACACGCTCGATGATCTCGTGCGCGCCGGGAAGCTCCGCTACATCGGCTGCTCGAACTTCCCGGGCTGGCATCTCATGAAGTCGCTGGCCGTATCGGAGCGCCACAACCTCGCGCGCTACGTGGCCCACCAGGCGTACTACTCGCTCGTCGGGCGCGACTACGAGTGGGAGCTGATGCCTCTGGGGCTCGACCAGAAGGTCAGCGCGGTCGCCTGGAGCCCGCTGGGTTGGGGCCGGTTGACGGGCAGGATCCGCCGCGGCCAGCCCCTGCCCGAGGGCACCCGGCTCCAGAACTCCCAGACGGCCGCGGGCGGCCCCCAGATCCCCGAGGAGCACCTCTACCGGGTCGTGGATGCGCTCGACGAGGTGGCGGCGGAGACCGGCAAGACGGTGCCGCAGGTGGCCATCAACTGGGTGCTGCAGCGGCCGACGGTCGCCAACGTCATCATCGGCGCACGCAACGAGGAGCAACTGCGCCAGAACCTGGGCGCGCTCGGCTGGAACCTCACCCCGAAGCAGGTGGCGAAGCTCGACGCGGCGAGCGCCACGCCCCCCGCCTACCCCTTCTGGCACCATCAGCGGTTCAGCGAGAGCAACACCTTCCTGAACTCTTAG